The following proteins are co-located in the Microcystis wesenbergii NRERC-220 genome:
- the rfbH gene encoding lipopolysaccharide biosynthesis protein RfbH: protein MTQSISPPNTNTEAELREQVFQAVQEYYKHKFQPRAFVAGQTYIPASGKVFDEQELVKLVDSSLDFWLTTGRYAAEFEERFAQWMGVKHCLLVNSGSSANLVALSALTSPKLGEKQLKPGDEVITVAAGFPTTVNPIFQNQLIPVFLDVKLPGYDLDIEQLESALSEKTKAIMIAHTLGNPFNLEAVMAFAEKHDLWVVEDNCDAVGSLYKGQKTGTFGHLATVSFYPAHHMTMGEGGAVLTSDTRLKKIVESFRDWGRDCWCPPGVDNTCNKRFGWQLGDLPFGYDHKYTYSHVGYNLKMTDMQAAVGVAQLDKLPGFIKKRRENFDFLHQKLQELQDVLILPEASPDSEPSWFGFPIFVKENAPFSRNDLVKHLEEKRIGTRLLFGGNLLRQPLYQGLNYRVIGDLSNADKIMSSVFWLGIYPGLTEEMLTYVAATIREFCQGQ, encoded by the coding sequence ATGACTCAATCTATTTCTCCCCCCAATACAAATACTGAAGCAGAACTGCGAGAGCAAGTCTTTCAAGCAGTACAAGAATATTATAAGCACAAATTTCAACCCCGGGCTTTTGTGGCGGGGCAGACCTATATTCCGGCATCGGGTAAGGTATTTGATGAGCAAGAATTAGTCAAATTAGTGGATTCTTCCCTAGATTTCTGGTTAACGACGGGCAGATATGCAGCAGAATTTGAGGAACGTTTTGCCCAGTGGATGGGGGTAAAACATTGTTTATTAGTCAATTCTGGCTCTTCGGCCAATTTAGTGGCTTTAAGTGCCTTAACTTCCCCTAAACTGGGGGAAAAACAACTTAAACCGGGGGATGAAGTCATTACCGTCGCCGCAGGTTTCCCGACTACAGTTAACCCCATCTTTCAAAATCAGCTAATTCCCGTCTTTTTAGACGTTAAATTACCCGGTTATGACCTCGACATCGAGCAGCTGGAATCGGCCTTGTCAGAGAAGACTAAAGCGATTATGATCGCTCATACCTTGGGAAATCCCTTTAATTTAGAAGCGGTGATGGCTTTTGCCGAAAAACATGACCTCTGGGTAGTTGAGGATAACTGTGACGCGGTGGGAAGTCTCTATAAAGGGCAAAAAACCGGCACCTTTGGGCATTTAGCAACGGTTAGCTTTTATCCCGCTCATCACATGACTATGGGAGAAGGGGGCGCGGTTTTAACCAGCGATACCCGCTTGAAAAAGATTGTCGAGTCATTCCGTGACTGGGGCAGAGATTGTTGGTGTCCTCCGGGGGTAGATAATACCTGTAATAAGCGCTTCGGTTGGCAGTTAGGAGATTTACCCTTCGGTTATGACCATAAGTACACCTATTCTCATGTGGGTTATAACCTAAAGATGACGGATATGCAAGCCGCCGTTGGGGTAGCGCAACTGGATAAATTGCCAGGATTTATCAAAAAGCGCCGGGAAAATTTCGACTTTTTGCATCAAAAGTTACAGGAGCTTCAAGATGTTTTAATTCTGCCTGAAGCCAGCCCCGATTCTGAACCGAGTTGGTTCGGGTTTCCGATTTTTGTCAAGGAAAATGCTCCTTTTAGCCGCAATGATTTAGTTAAGCATTTGGAGGAAAAACGCATCGGCACAAGGCTGTTATTTGGGGGAAATTTACTGCGACAACCTCTTTATCAAGGGTTAAATTATCGAGTTATTGGGGATTTAAGTAATGCCGATAAAATCATGAGTAGTGTTTTTTGGCTGGGCATTTATCCTGGATTAACTGAGGAGATGTTAACCTATGTAGCAGCGACTATCCGAGAGTTTTGTCAGGGGCAATAA
- a CDS encoding NAD-dependent epimerase/dehydratase family protein, with product MKVLITGASGFVGSHVARLLVAEGCEVHALVRESSNRWRIQDILPSMYLWQSDLVAFENMNAYLQEIKPELCIHLAWYAVPGKYLNSQENLDSIQASINLLSQLAELGCKRFVGIGTCFEYDLSLGYLSESSLTKPITLYAATKVALSTILQQFAQITEMEIAWIRLFYQYGPMEDERRLIPGIISSLLRDEVVKTTKGEQIRDFLHIEDVASAIWAVAKSNVSGVVNVGSGQPVTVGQIALELGNLLGKPDLIHLGALPYRPNDPMFICANNELLRKKTDWTQKYNLTTGLKNTIKWYKDHLNINKIEEI from the coding sequence ATGAAAGTATTAATTACTGGTGCGAGTGGTTTTGTTGGTTCCCATGTAGCAAGGCTTTTAGTAGCCGAAGGGTGTGAGGTACATGCGCTTGTACGAGAAAGCAGCAACCGATGGCGAATTCAAGATATTCTGCCATCAATGTATTTATGGCAATCCGACTTAGTAGCATTTGAAAACATGAATGCTTATTTGCAGGAAATCAAGCCTGAATTGTGCATTCACTTAGCTTGGTATGCAGTGCCGGGTAAATACCTAAATTCTCAAGAAAACCTTGATTCAATTCAGGCGAGCATCAATCTTCTCTCTCAATTAGCCGAACTGGGTTGTAAGCGGTTTGTGGGTATAGGGACTTGTTTTGAGTATGATTTAAGTCTGGGATATTTATCTGAATCCAGTTTGACAAAACCCATAACCTTATATGCAGCCACCAAGGTCGCACTTTCCACTATTTTGCAGCAATTTGCCCAGATAACCGAAATGGAGATAGCTTGGATTCGCCTGTTTTATCAGTATGGACCAATGGAGGATGAGCGACGATTAATCCCTGGGATTATTTCTTCACTGCTGCGGGATGAAGTGGTGAAAACAACTAAAGGTGAGCAAATTCGAGATTTTCTTCATATTGAGGATGTAGCATCGGCAATTTGGGCAGTTGCTAAGAGCAACGTTTCAGGTGTAGTTAATGTTGGTTCTGGTCAACCTGTAACCGTTGGACAAATAGCACTTGAACTTGGTAATTTATTAGGTAAACCTGATTTAATTCATCTGGGTGCTTTACCTTACCGTCCCAATGATCCCATGTTTATTTGTGCTAATAATGAGTTGCTGAGAAAAAAGACTGATTGGACACAAAAATATAATTTAACGACGGGATTAAAAAATACAATTAAATGGTATAAAGACCATTTAAACATAAACAAAATTGAGGAAATTTAA
- a CDS encoding glycosyltransferase family 2 protein yields MIKKLISVVTPCYNEQDNVEFLYTEVKDIFARLGKYEYEHIFIDNDSQDKTVSILEKISQSDSRVKIIINARNFGFVRSTYYGLLQGTGDAVILVFADCQDPPELIIDFLDKWEEGYQVVKGIKSSSQENSLVYNIRRFYYFLVRTLSEEIDLTANFTGFGLYDHKVIEALRLIDDPYPYLKGLISEVGFKSAKIEYHQKVRKRGKSSFNFYRMYDLAMLGITTYSNFPLRLATMIGFALSLVSFLVGLGTLILKLLFWNLFPIGIAAIIIGLFLFSSVQLFFIGILGEYIGLINRRSLKRPLVVERARVNFD; encoded by the coding sequence ATGATTAAAAAATTAATTAGTGTTGTTACTCCTTGCTACAATGAACAAGATAATGTTGAGTTTTTATATACTGAGGTCAAAGATATTTTTGCAAGATTAGGAAAATATGAATACGAGCATATTTTTATCGATAATGACTCTCAAGATAAAACAGTCAGTATATTAGAGAAAATCTCTCAAAGCGACTCTAGAGTCAAAATTATCATTAACGCTAGGAATTTTGGCTTTGTTCGTTCTACCTATTACGGCCTCTTACAAGGAACTGGAGATGCGGTTATTTTAGTCTTCGCCGATTGTCAAGATCCTCCCGAACTAATCATCGATTTTTTAGACAAATGGGAGGAAGGCTATCAAGTTGTTAAAGGAATTAAAAGCTCGAGTCAAGAGAATTCTTTGGTCTATAATATAAGAAGATTTTATTATTTTTTAGTTAGGACTCTATCAGAAGAGATTGACTTAACTGCTAATTTTACGGGCTTCGGTTTATACGATCACAAAGTGATAGAAGCATTGCGTTTGATCGATGATCCTTATCCCTACTTAAAGGGTCTTATTTCAGAAGTCGGTTTTAAGAGTGCTAAAATCGAGTATCATCAGAAAGTCCGAAAACGAGGTAAGAGTAGTTTCAATTTTTATCGAATGTACGATCTGGCAATGCTGGGCATCACTACCTATTCTAATTTTCCGCTAAGATTGGCGACAATGATCGGGTTTGCTCTATCTCTAGTGAGTTTTCTGGTCGGTCTGGGGACTTTGATTTTGAAGCTTCTGTTTTGGAACCTTTTCCCTATAGGGATAGCGGCGATCATTATCGGATTGTTTCTTTTTTCTTCTGTACAGTTATTTTTTATAGGTATTTTAGGAGAATATATTGGTTTAATAAATAGACGAAGCTTAAAAAGACCTCTAGTGGTAGAGAGAGCGCGAGTCAACTTTGATTAA
- the rfbC gene encoding dTDP-4-dehydrorhamnose 3,5-epimerase has protein sequence MKITETRIPKCYEIVPTILQDKRGRFVKTLHQDIYESHQLIIHFAEEYYSVSKKNVLRGLHFQVPPQDCTKMVYCLEGSVIDVVVDLRKGSPTFGEFELFNLSSENGKIIYIPSGLAHGFYVTSETAIMLYKVSTVYSPKEDTGILWNSVVIPWPNPNPILSERDQSFLPFSEFRSPFVY, from the coding sequence ATGAAAATCACTGAGACAAGAATTCCTAAGTGCTACGAAATTGTCCCCACTATTTTACAAGACAAGCGTGGTCGTTTTGTTAAAACTCTACATCAGGACATTTATGAAAGTCACCAGTTAATTATTCACTTTGCTGAAGAATATTATTCGGTGTCCAAGAAAAATGTTTTGAGAGGACTACATTTCCAAGTTCCTCCGCAAGATTGCACAAAAATGGTGTATTGTCTCGAAGGGTCGGTAATAGATGTAGTGGTAGATTTGCGTAAAGGCTCTCCAACATTTGGCGAGTTTGAGTTGTTTAATCTGAGTTCTGAAAATGGTAAAATAATCTATATCCCTTCTGGTCTAGCTCATGGTTTTTATGTGACGAGCGAAACAGCAATTATGTTGTATAAGGTATCAACAGTATATTCTCCCAAAGAAGATACAGGAATTCTTTGGAATTCCGTAGTAATACCTTGGCCAAATCCAAATCCTATCTTGTCTGAACGAGATCAGAGTTTTCTTCCTTTTTCAGAATTTCGGAGTCCATTTGTTTATTGA
- the rfbG gene encoding CDP-glucose 4,6-dehydratase codes for MENMVKKAFWPGKKVFITGHTGFKGSWLAFWLLHLGAEVKGLSLAPNTTPALFEQLDLAQNLSHHIGDIREPELVTRLIASWQPDVVFHLAAQPLVRLSYLESVETWNTNVMGTIHVLEALKSLTHPCAAVFITSDKCYENREWVYGYRENDPLGGYDPYSSSKAGAELAIASWRNSFFKTPQTPIGIASARAGNVIGGGDWSLDRIVPDAMRALMKSEAIPVRNPLATRPWQHVLEPLGGYLRLAESIYEQLMTANWQQDSRGLYGAFNFGPALASNRPVKELVESILQLWPGTWLDQSDPNAVHEAKLLNLVTDKAFHTLKWQPVWDFRQTLKETVTWYYQAAQIDSEDKAQFQDLTRQQIEYYQSCLID; via the coding sequence ATGGAAAATATGGTAAAGAAAGCATTTTGGCCGGGCAAAAAGGTCTTTATTACTGGTCATACGGGCTTTAAGGGGTCTTGGCTGGCGTTTTGGTTACTCCATCTAGGGGCAGAGGTAAAAGGCCTCAGTTTAGCTCCCAATACCACCCCCGCCTTATTTGAGCAATTAGACTTAGCTCAAAACCTGAGTCATCATATAGGAGATATTCGAGAGCCTGAGTTAGTGACTCGTTTAATCGCTTCATGGCAACCGGATGTAGTCTTTCATTTAGCAGCACAACCTTTAGTGCGGCTTTCTTATCTGGAGTCGGTGGAAACGTGGAACACAAATGTGATGGGGACTATTCACGTTTTAGAGGCCCTCAAAAGCCTGACTCATCCCTGTGCCGCCGTGTTTATTACTAGCGATAAGTGCTATGAGAATCGGGAATGGGTCTATGGTTATCGGGAAAATGACCCCTTGGGGGGTTACGATCCCTATAGTTCTAGCAAAGCGGGGGCGGAATTGGCGATCGCATCTTGGCGAAATTCCTTCTTTAAAACCCCTCAAACCCCCATCGGCATTGCCAGCGCCAGGGCAGGAAATGTCATCGGAGGCGGAGATTGGTCTCTAGACCGGATTGTACCCGATGCAATGCGGGCCTTGATGAAGTCCGAAGCGATTCCGGTGCGGAACCCTCTAGCGACTCGTCCTTGGCAGCACGTTTTAGAGCCTTTGGGTGGCTATTTACGGTTAGCTGAGTCTATTTATGAGCAGTTGATGACGGCTAATTGGCAGCAAGACAGCCGGGGGTTATATGGGGCGTTTAATTTCGGTCCGGCTCTAGCCTCTAATCGCCCAGTTAAAGAGTTAGTTGAGTCTATCTTACAACTTTGGCCGGGGACTTGGCTCGATCAAAGTGATCCGAATGCTGTTCATGAGGCTAAATTGCTTAATCTAGTCACAGATAAGGCTTTCCATACCCTAAAATGGCAACCCGTCTGGGATTTTCGGCAAACCCTCAAGGAAACCGTGACATGGTATTATCAAGCGGCTCAAATAGACTCTGAAGATAAAGCACAATTCCAAGACCTTACTCGCCAACAAATCGAATATTATCAAAGTTGTTTGATCGATTAG